A stretch of Peteryoungia algae DNA encodes these proteins:
- a CDS encoding SRPBCC domain-containing protein, with product MTDKLEILNERLLPADPSAVFNAIADPKLLALWWGPHGFTNRIDEFDFRAGGDWRVTMTSSDGTDFANRWTFQEIEPGRRVVALHHEPMHVFTLEMTFEGAEPGTRLKWRMLFEPTEENREIQKFIHAANDQNLERLEQVLQGGNQ from the coding sequence ATGACTGACAAGCTGGAAATCTTGAACGAGCGTCTGCTCCCCGCAGACCCGTCAGCCGTATTCAACGCGATTGCTGACCCAAAGCTGCTGGCGCTGTGGTGGGGACCGCACGGCTTTACCAATCGCATCGACGAATTCGACTTTCGCGCCGGCGGCGATTGGCGCGTGACCATGACATCATCTGACGGCACCGATTTCGCCAACCGGTGGACCTTTCAAGAAATCGAACCCGGACGCCGCGTGGTCGCCCTTCACCATGAACCGATGCACGTCTTCACGCTGGAGATGACATTCGAGGGCGCGGAACCGGGCACACGTCTGAAGTGGCGCATGCTGTTCGAGCCGACGGAGGAAAACCGGGAGATCCAGAAATTCATTCACGCCGCCAACGACCAGAATTTGGAACGCCTCGAACAGGTCCTGCAAGGAGGAAACCAGTGA
- a CDS encoding SRPBCC family protein: protein MTSTLDPSRILEVERLVAAPIDLVFEMFADARHLDAWWGPDGFQNETHEIEFSVGGFWRYTMHGPDGRDWPNWIRYQDIAPPTRIAYEHGGEMGEPAHFDGIITLRDEGEQTRVILTLVFPTQEARDATFKFGAVEGGKQTLARLAAYARERHAAAGDN, encoded by the coding sequence ATGACGAGCACACTGGATCCTTCCCGCATCCTGGAGGTCGAGCGCCTCGTCGCCGCTCCCATCGATCTTGTCTTCGAGATGTTTGCAGATGCCCGCCATCTCGATGCGTGGTGGGGGCCGGATGGCTTCCAGAACGAAACCCACGAGATTGAATTCTCGGTCGGCGGTTTTTGGCGCTACACCATGCATGGTCCGGACGGCAGGGATTGGCCGAACTGGATCCGCTATCAGGACATCGCACCGCCGACCCGCATCGCCTATGAGCACGGTGGCGAGATGGGAGAGCCCGCACATTTCGATGGGATCATCACCCTTCGCGATGAAGGTGAGCAGACCCGCGTCATCCTGACCCTCGTCTTCCCGACGCAGGAGGCGCGCGACGCAACCTTCAAGTTTGGCGCAGTGGAGGGTGGCAAGCAGACGCTTGCCCGTCTTGCCGCCTATGCCAGGGAACGCCACGCGGCGGCGGGAGACAACTGA
- a CDS encoding DMT family transporter — protein sequence MQSTFVLTALAMLAFAANSLLAREALGDVSIGAAGYTAVRIISGAVVLYGLMRRGQTISRTAGPALPGDWWAATALFVYAIAFSAAYLSLGAATGALILFSSVQASMVTFGLFKGDRPSLREVIGFAIAFAAFVYLILPGVGRPDPVGCALMIASGVAWAVYTLRGRGSQDPIGQTAGNFVRASAFCLPLAVVAALYETATPTGVILALASGIVASGLGYAIWYRALRGLETFQAALIQLSVPVIAALGGILFLNERLTLHFIVAGVCVIGGIALAILAKQKHPS from the coding sequence TTGCAATCGACATTCGTCTTAACCGCTTTGGCCATGCTTGCCTTCGCCGCGAATTCGCTTTTGGCCCGCGAGGCTCTGGGGGACGTTTCGATCGGGGCCGCCGGGTATACAGCCGTGAGGATCATCTCGGGGGCGGTGGTGCTCTATGGTCTGATGCGGCGCGGGCAGACCATCTCTCGCACAGCGGGGCCTGCCTTGCCGGGCGACTGGTGGGCGGCAACGGCGCTCTTCGTCTATGCCATCGCCTTTTCCGCCGCCTATCTTTCCCTCGGAGCCGCGACCGGCGCCTTGATCCTCTTTTCCTCCGTGCAGGCAAGCATGGTCACGTTCGGGCTTTTCAAGGGTGACCGTCCGAGCCTGCGGGAAGTCATCGGCTTCGCAATCGCGTTTGCCGCATTCGTCTATCTCATTCTGCCCGGCGTGGGACGGCCGGACCCGGTCGGCTGTGCTCTGATGATCGCCTCGGGCGTTGCGTGGGCTGTCTACACGTTGCGTGGCCGCGGATCGCAGGATCCGATCGGCCAGACCGCTGGCAATTTTGTCCGGGCCTCCGCCTTCTGTCTGCCGCTCGCTGTGGTCGCAGCCCTTTATGAGACAGCGACGCCGACCGGGGTGATCCTGGCACTGGCGTCTGGCATCGTCGCGTCGGGCCTCGGCTATGCGATCTGGTATAGGGCGCTCAGGGGTCTTGAGACCTTTCAGGCGGCGCTGATCCAGCTGTCAGTCCCTGTCATTGCAGCGCTCGGTGGGATCCTTTTTCTCAACGAGCGGCTGACGCTGCATTTCATCGTCGCTGGCGTCTGTGTCATCGGGGGGATTGCCCTTGCCATTCTGGCGAAACAGAAACACCCAAGCTGA
- a CDS encoding MFS transporter, giving the protein MSVTVDAVAGKATRREWIGLLILSIACLIYSMDLSVLFLATPSIVADLDPSATQLLWINDIYGFMVAGFLVTMGTLGDRIGRRKVLLTGAFFFGAASVFAAFANTASMLIVARALLGIAGATIAPSTLSLVVNLFRDESERNRAISIWGTAFALGGLIGPLIGGVLLQYFHWGSVFLINVPIMAALLATAPFLLPEYKDDNAGRLDLMSVALSLLTVLPIVYGLKNMAAEGFHSTQLLPILFGIAVGVIFVKRQKMLQHPMIDLALFRIPAFTASLVVNLAGVFFIFGIFLFQNLFMQLVIGLTPLEAALWSIPSSLVFTVMSFQAWRVTNRLGPVKTVLLGLVVNALGTGLMAIAAWYSSLIGVLGASMIMGLGFVPVILTTTGLIVGTAPPERAGSASAISETSAEFGGALGVAILGSLGTLIYRFGMQNADLTALSVADRDSVISTLGTALELARNSGNLAAPWLDLARESYAHGFALCCALATLTLLLLAAIAARVYARTELDESRIAGQ; this is encoded by the coding sequence ATGTCCGTGACTGTTGACGCTGTCGCCGGAAAGGCGACGCGGCGGGAGTGGATCGGTCTTTTGATCCTGTCCATTGCCTGCCTCATCTATTCGATGGACCTTTCGGTCCTGTTCCTGGCCACGCCCTCGATCGTGGCCGACCTCGATCCATCGGCCACCCAGCTCTTGTGGATCAACGACATCTACGGCTTCATGGTCGCCGGCTTTCTCGTCACCATGGGCACGCTCGGCGACCGCATCGGTCGTCGCAAGGTCCTGCTGACCGGCGCCTTCTTCTTCGGCGCGGCCTCGGTCTTTGCCGCCTTCGCCAACACTGCCTCCATGCTGATCGTCGCGCGCGCCCTTCTCGGCATCGCCGGCGCAACGATCGCCCCGTCAACTCTCTCGCTTGTCGTCAACCTGTTTCGTGACGAGAGCGAACGCAACCGGGCAATCAGCATCTGGGGCACCGCCTTTGCGCTGGGTGGCCTGATCGGCCCGTTGATCGGCGGTGTACTCCTGCAGTACTTCCACTGGGGATCGGTCTTCCTGATCAACGTCCCGATCATGGCGGCGCTCCTGGCCACGGCGCCCTTCCTTCTGCCGGAATACAAGGATGACAATGCCGGTCGACTTGACCTCATGAGCGTCGCGCTCTCGCTTCTGACCGTCCTGCCCATCGTCTACGGGTTGAAGAACATGGCAGCCGAGGGCTTTCACTCCACACAGCTTCTGCCGATTCTCTTTGGCATTGCTGTCGGTGTGATCTTCGTCAAGCGCCAGAAGATGCTCCAGCACCCGATGATCGATCTCGCACTGTTCAGGATCCCGGCCTTCACCGCCTCACTGGTGGTCAACCTCGCCGGCGTCTTCTTCATTTTCGGCATCTTCCTTTTCCAGAACCTCTTTATGCAGCTCGTCATCGGCCTCACGCCGCTCGAGGCCGCCCTCTGGTCCATTCCCTCATCGCTGGTCTTCACGGTCATGTCCTTCCAGGCCTGGCGCGTGACGAACAGGCTTGGACCGGTGAAAACCGTCTTGCTGGGACTTGTGGTCAATGCACTTGGCACCGGTCTGATGGCGATCGCCGCCTGGTATTCGAGCCTCATCGGCGTGCTCGGCGCCAGCATGATCATGGGCCTGGGCTTTGTACCCGTCATCCTGACAACGACGGGACTGATCGTCGGCACAGCCCCTCCGGAGCGGGCGGGCTCGGCATCCGCCATTTCGGAGACCAGTGCGGAGTTTGGCGGAGCTCTGGGCGTGGCGATCCTCGGCAGCCTTGGAACGCTCATCTATCGCTTCGGGATGCAGAATGCGGATCTGACCGCGCTTTCAGTGGCAGACAGGGACTCGGTCATCTCGACATTGGGGACGGCGCTTGAATTGGCACGCAACAGCGGAAATCTGGCCGCACCCTGGCTCGACCTGGCACGCGAGAGCTATGCCCATGGCTTCGCGCTCTGCTGCGCCCTCGCCACCTTGACCCTGCTGTTGCTTGCCGCCATAGCCGCAAGAGTCTACGCCCGCACCGAGCTCGACGAAAGCCGGATTGCCGGCCAATAG
- a CDS encoding UdgX family uracil-DNA binding protein (This protein belongs to the uracil DNA glycosylase superfamily, members of which act in excision repair of DNA. However, it belongs more specifically to UdgX branch, whose founding member was found to bind uracil in DNA (where it does not belong), without cleaving it, appears to promote DNA repair by a pathway involving RecA, rather than base excision.) codes for MRTVTLDGRGEFGEWRHAARRLLADAVAPDEVRWQVAGQGEDLFGAVDGPEPGHTAPSDMVVPKGFIEAAETAICHSDPDRFSLLYRILWRLQAERSLLQVRSDADVALLMRLIKNVRRDSHKMKAFVRFREVEAVQAERRRFVAWFEPEHFIVSRTAGFFQRRFTDMDWLIATPRGSAAWNGEALKTSREPAARPTAEDATDELWRTYFANIFNPARLKIRAMQSEMPKKYWKNMPEASLIPDLIAGAERRVAEMAARQASQPPAFHERLQAQWRGRDEEAAVDLPPLERLRQEASACTRCLLHCHATQTVFGEGPVDAEVLFVGEQPGDTEDLAGRPFIGPAGKVFDEAIEAAGIDRSQVYVTNAVKHFKYERRGKRRIHMRPDAGEVAHCRWWVAKEIEVIKPRIVVALGATAYLSLTGESRPIAEVRGMPIPMQEDRMLLVTTHPAAILRMPDEDLKARSLEAFRSDLQGVKRLFDTLPGL; via the coding sequence ATGCGGACGGTCACGCTCGACGGGCGAGGGGAGTTCGGTGAATGGCGGCATGCCGCCCGCCGTCTGCTTGCAGATGCGGTCGCGCCGGACGAGGTTCGCTGGCAGGTTGCTGGACAGGGGGAGGATCTGTTCGGCGCTGTCGATGGGCCAGAACCCGGGCACACCGCGCCGTCGGACATGGTCGTGCCCAAGGGTTTCATCGAGGCGGCAGAAACGGCGATCTGCCATTCGGATCCTGATCGGTTTTCGCTTCTCTATCGCATCCTCTGGCGCCTCCAGGCGGAGCGCAGCCTGTTGCAGGTGAGGTCCGATGCCGACGTCGCACTGCTCATGCGACTGATCAAGAATGTGAGGCGTGACAGCCACAAGATGAAAGCCTTCGTGCGGTTTCGCGAGGTAGAGGCTGTTCAGGCCGAGCGCCGGCGTTTCGTCGCCTGGTTCGAGCCGGAGCATTTCATCGTCTCCCGCACGGCGGGCTTCTTTCAACGGCGCTTCACCGACATGGACTGGCTGATCGCAACGCCCAGGGGATCTGCCGCCTGGAACGGAGAAGCGCTGAAGACCTCCCGCGAGCCCGCCGCCCGACCGACGGCCGAGGACGCGACGGATGAACTCTGGCGTACCTACTTCGCCAATATCTTCAATCCGGCACGTTTGAAGATCCGAGCCATGCAGTCGGAGATGCCGAAGAAATACTGGAAGAACATGCCCGAGGCGTCGCTCATTCCAGACCTGATCGCGGGCGCCGAACGTCGCGTGGCCGAGATGGCAGCGCGGCAGGCGAGCCAGCCGCCGGCCTTTCACGAGCGGTTACAGGCGCAGTGGCGTGGACGGGACGAAGAGGCGGCGGTCGATCTGCCGCCGCTTGAACGCCTGCGTCAGGAAGCGTCCGCTTGCACGCGGTGTTTACTGCATTGCCATGCGACACAGACCGTATTCGGCGAGGGACCCGTCGATGCCGAAGTCCTCTTCGTCGGCGAACAGCCCGGCGACACGGAGGACCTCGCGGGACGACCTTTCATCGGTCCCGCCGGGAAGGTCTTCGACGAGGCCATTGAGGCGGCCGGGATCGACCGGAGCCAGGTGTATGTCACCAATGCCGTCAAGCATTTCAAATATGAGCGGCGCGGCAAGCGGCGCATCCACATGCGCCCCGATGCAGGCGAAGTCGCCCATTGCCGCTGGTGGGTGGCCAAGGAAATCGAGGTGATCAAGCCGCGCATCGTGGTGGCACTGGGGGCAACCGCCTATCTTTCGCTTACGGGCGAAAGCCGGCCGATCGCCGAAGTCCGCGGCATGCCGATCCCGATGCAGGAAGACCGGATGCTGCTTGTCACAACACATCCTGCAGCAATCTTGCGTATGCCCGATGAGGATCTGAAGGCACGCAGTCTCGAGGCCTTCCGATCCGATCTGCAAGGTGTGAAGCGCCTGTTCGACACCCTGCCGGGCCTCTAG
- a CDS encoding putative DNA modification/repair radical SAM protein, whose amino-acid sequence MKKSLKERLAILSDAAKYDASCASSGTTKRDSAASGGLGSTEGSGICHAYAPDGRCISLLKILLTNFCIYDCAYCINRSSSNIERARFTPEEVVWLTIEFYRRNYIEGLFLSSGIIRSSDDTMAEMVTVARDLRTKHDFRGYIHLKTIPEASAHLVEEAGLYADRLSINIELPTDHGLERYAPEKRPVNIRRSMADLRLKIDEAREPTHTGRRKKFVPGGQSTQMIVGADGADDATILGSSARLYSSYGLKRVYYSAFSPIPDSSKNLPLIKPPLMREHRLYQADWLYRFYGFSVEEISSIGQGGMLDLELDPKLAWALANRDRFPVDVNKADRETLLRVPGFGTKTVNGLLSARRHRRVRLEDLARLGVSLKKVRSFIVAEGWSPNRSLDRTDLRAVFAPPAEQLSLF is encoded by the coding sequence ATGAAGAAGTCTCTCAAAGAACGTCTCGCCATTCTCTCCGACGCTGCCAAATACGATGCGTCCTGCGCGTCGAGCGGGACGACCAAGCGCGATTCTGCGGCCTCTGGTGGTCTGGGGTCGACAGAGGGTTCAGGGATCTGCCATGCCTATGCGCCGGATGGTCGATGCATCTCTCTGTTGAAGATCCTGCTGACGAATTTCTGCATCTACGACTGCGCCTATTGCATCAATCGCTCGTCGAGCAATATCGAACGCGCCCGCTTTACACCGGAGGAAGTGGTGTGGCTGACGATCGAGTTCTATCGGCGCAACTATATCGAGGGGCTGTTTCTGTCGTCTGGCATCATCCGCTCCTCCGACGATACGATGGCGGAAATGGTGACGGTCGCGAGAGACCTCAGGACCAAGCATGATTTCCGCGGCTATATTCACCTGAAGACGATCCCCGAGGCCTCGGCGCATCTGGTGGAAGAGGCAGGCCTCTATGCCGACCGTCTGTCGATCAATATCGAATTGCCGACCGATCACGGGCTCGAACGATACGCTCCTGAAAAGCGGCCCGTGAACATCCGCCGGTCCATGGCGGATCTGAGGCTGAAGATCGATGAGGCCCGCGAGCCAACGCATACCGGCCGGCGCAAGAAATTCGTTCCCGGCGGACAGAGCACGCAAATGATCGTCGGGGCTGATGGCGCCGATGACGCGACGATCCTCGGATCGAGTGCGCGGCTCTACAGCTCCTATGGCCTGAAGCGGGTCTATTATTCCGCATTCAGCCCGATCCCGGACAGTTCGAAAAACCTCCCGCTGATCAAGCCGCCGCTGATGCGCGAGCATCGCCTCTATCAGGCCGACTGGCTCTATCGCTTCTACGGTTTCTCGGTCGAGGAGATTTCATCGATCGGGCAGGGTGGCATGCTCGATCTCGAGCTGGACCCGAAGCTCGCCTGGGCGCTCGCCAATCGCGACCGCTTTCCTGTCGATGTCAACAAGGCGGATCGTGAGACGCTGTTGCGCGTGCCCGGTTTCGGCACAAAGACGGTCAACGGACTTTTGTCTGCCCGGCGCCACAGGCGGGTGAGGCTCGAAGACCTGGCGCGGCTTGGCGTGTCCTTGAAGAAGGTGCGATCCTTCATCGTCGCAGAGGGCTGGTCGCCCAATCGCAGCCTCGACCGTACGGATCTTCGCGCCGTCTTTGCGCCGCCGGCCGAACAGTTGTCGCTCTTTTGA
- the greA gene encoding transcription elongation factor GreA — protein sequence MVDKVPMTQNGFVRLNEELRWRQQEERPRIIEAIAEARAHGDLSENAEYHAAKEAQSHNEGRVGELEDLIARAEVIDLSKMSGSKIKFGATVKLIDEDTDEEKTYQIVGDQEADVKAGRISISSPIARALIGKEVGDNIEVVAPGGSKAYEILAVKWG from the coding sequence ATGGTAGACAAGGTACCGATGACGCAGAACGGCTTCGTCCGGCTCAACGAAGAGTTGCGCTGGCGCCAGCAGGAAGAGCGTCCCCGCATCATCGAGGCGATTGCAGAGGCGCGCGCCCATGGCGATCTCTCCGAGAATGCGGAGTATCACGCCGCCAAGGAAGCGCAGAGCCACAACGAGGGCCGCGTCGGCGAACTGGAAGACCTGATCGCACGTGCAGAAGTCATCGATCTCTCGAAGATGTCCGGCTCCAAGATCAAGTTCGGCGCGACCGTAAAGCTCATCGACGAGGACACCGATGAAGAGAAGACCTACCAGATCGTCGGCGACCAGGAAGCCGATGTGAAGGCTGGCCGTATCTCGATCTCCTCGCCGATCGCCCGCGCGCTGATCGGCAAGGAAGTCGGCGACAACATCGAAGTCGTCGCCCCGGGCGGCTCCAAGGCCTACGAGATCCTCGCGGTCAAGTGGGGCTGA
- a CDS encoding glycosyltransferase family 4 protein, giving the protein MSQSLEEITVIAPHFKRRLSGVTSTVIQLIPEQRRQGLGILTFGPGLPGHLPKMRWAQLPGLWKRPKAASDRVWHARRNNEMLAGLILRDVCRMPLKLLFTSAAQRNHSRYTRWLISKMDAVVATNAKSGSFLKVPHTVIRHGVDLELFHPADGMDTDLPEDLHGRLLVGCFGRVRHQKGTDLFVRAMIELLPQNPQWTAVICGRITPEHSGFADQLRADIARAGLTDRIRFLGEVGDIKPWYRHLALYVAPSRNEGFGLTPLEAMASGTAVVASDAGAYAEMIVEGETGAVVPAGDYDRLRDAISDFLVPEKAKLAGRKGRDHVVESFGLQHEARALGNVYDSLIQQRMVATHE; this is encoded by the coding sequence GTGTCGCAATCCCTCGAGGAGATCACTGTGATCGCGCCGCATTTCAAGCGGCGCCTTTCAGGGGTAACGTCGACGGTCATCCAGCTCATACCCGAGCAGCGACGACAGGGCCTTGGAATTCTGACGTTCGGGCCCGGCCTGCCCGGGCATCTGCCGAAAATGCGCTGGGCGCAACTGCCCGGGCTCTGGAAGAGACCGAAAGCCGCCTCCGACCGCGTCTGGCATGCCCGCCGCAACAACGAGATGCTGGCTGGCCTGATCCTCCGCGACGTCTGTCGAATGCCGCTCAAGCTGCTCTTTACCTCGGCGGCTCAACGGAACCACAGCCGCTATACCCGCTGGCTCATCTCGAAAATGGACGCCGTGGTCGCGACCAATGCGAAGTCTGGCTCGTTCCTCAAGGTCCCCCACACCGTCATCCGCCATGGTGTGGACCTTGAGCTTTTCCATCCAGCCGATGGTATGGATACAGACCTCCCGGAGGATCTGCATGGCCGTCTGCTGGTCGGTTGCTTCGGTCGCGTGCGACACCAGAAGGGCACGGATCTCTTCGTTCGCGCCATGATCGAGCTTTTGCCGCAGAACCCTCAATGGACCGCGGTCATCTGCGGGCGCATTACCCCCGAGCATTCCGGGTTTGCCGATCAACTCAGGGCAGACATCGCGCGAGCCGGGTTGACCGATCGCATCCGCTTTCTGGGCGAAGTAGGCGACATCAAGCCCTGGTACCGTCACCTGGCTCTCTACGTCGCGCCCTCACGCAATGAGGGATTTGGCCTGACGCCGCTCGAGGCCATGGCGTCGGGCACGGCAGTGGTGGCGAGCGATGCCGGCGCCTATGCCGAGATGATTGTCGAAGGCGAGACCGGAGCGGTTGTCCCGGCAGGCGACTATGACCGTCTTCGCGATGCGATCTCGGACTTCCTGGTCCCCGAGAAAGCAAAACTGGCTGGCCGCAAGGGACGCGATCACGTCGTGGAAAGTTTCGGGCTCCAGCACGAAGCACGAGCACTCGGTAATGTATACGACAGTCTGATCCAGCAGCGAATGGTAGCGACGCATGAGTGA
- a CDS encoding capsular polysaccharide export protein, LipB/KpsS family, which produces MSDVEFICHTKQLSALCSHSAGRILPIPTRLGQICSGLIKKRGLMGFLSALIGTNAVPDPGYLVDRNLMRRQIRLPQLYSITPIRNTYRFFLLLRARLQAALVSAHFEDHPQARALVFNGYLMPDSITKAVSETLGRETLVLENGFFPRTSQADTVGINFDSTLPRDRAFYEWVADKISDERPLELVRRPSKQKAADQVETPPRYIFVPMQVPSDMQILKHSPWISDMKHLYQVIHGLAERFPEREFVVKEHPSFPLSIQPQISRHPRISFANHNETRQLIEGAEAVLTVNSTVGLESLLLGKKVITLGNAPYNVEGMVLQARNEQELHSALAAIDSWTPNTTVTNAFIRYVHNVFLLRGDVRKGDAEILDALGSRASGTDEHARLTEAYGRGVARTAPAD; this is translated from the coding sequence ATGAGTGACGTGGAATTCATCTGCCATACGAAACAGTTGAGCGCATTGTGCAGCCATTCCGCGGGGAGGATTCTGCCGATACCGACGAGGCTTGGACAGATCTGCAGCGGATTGATCAAAAAACGCGGCTTGATGGGCTTCCTCTCCGCGCTCATCGGAACGAATGCCGTCCCTGATCCGGGTTACCTCGTCGACAGGAACCTGATGCGCAGACAGATCCGCCTGCCGCAACTGTATTCCATCACACCAATTCGCAACACATACCGCTTTTTCCTGCTGCTGCGCGCCCGTTTGCAGGCGGCCCTGGTCAGCGCCCACTTCGAGGATCATCCGCAAGCAAGGGCCCTGGTCTTCAACGGGTATCTGATGCCGGACTCGATAACGAAGGCTGTCAGCGAGACCCTTGGACGAGAGACGCTCGTGCTGGAGAACGGCTTCTTTCCCCGAACCAGCCAGGCGGATACCGTCGGCATCAACTTTGACAGCACGCTGCCCCGCGACCGCGCATTCTACGAGTGGGTGGCCGACAAGATCTCGGATGAGCGCCCGCTAGAGCTGGTGAGACGCCCGTCCAAGCAGAAAGCGGCCGATCAGGTTGAGACGCCGCCGCGCTACATCTTCGTGCCCATGCAGGTACCAAGTGACATGCAGATCCTCAAGCATTCGCCATGGATCTCTGACATGAAACACTTGTATCAGGTAATCCATGGACTGGCGGAGCGCTTTCCGGAACGCGAGTTCGTGGTGAAGGAGCATCCGAGCTTTCCCCTGTCCATACAGCCGCAGATAAGTCGTCACCCCCGAATATCATTCGCAAATCACAATGAAACGAGACAATTGATCGAAGGCGCCGAGGCGGTGCTGACGGTGAATTCGACGGTAGGTCTTGAGAGCCTTCTACTCGGCAAGAAGGTGATCACCTTGGGAAATGCGCCCTACAATGTCGAAGGAATGGTCCTGCAAGCTCGAAACGAGCAGGAGCTCCACTCCGCACTCGCTGCAATCGATAGCTGGACGCCGAACACCACGGTGACCAACGCCTTTATTCGATACGTCCACAACGTCTTTCTCCTGCGCGGGGATGTCCGCAAGGGTGATGCTGAGATACTGGATGCACTCGGCTCCCGGGCTAGTGGCACGGATGAACATGCGCGTCTGACCGAGGCCTATGGCAGAGGCGTGGCTCGTACCGCTCCAGCAGATTGA
- a CDS encoding Lrp/AsnC family transcriptional regulator: protein MLKVELDAIDLRILKELQRDGRMTNVELSERVGISAPPCLRRVRKLEEAGVIESYHADLNASRLGYDLVAFCMVGLKHQSEANLKAFAAATDSWPIVRQAWMVNGDSDFLLHCVAGNLTKFQDFVIEVLTANEHVDTVRTMLTIRQVKKLGMVEI from the coding sequence GTGCTCAAGGTAGAACTCGACGCCATCGACCTCAGGATCCTCAAGGAACTGCAGCGCGATGGACGCATGACCAATGTGGAACTCTCCGAGCGCGTGGGGATCTCGGCGCCGCCCTGCCTGAGGCGGGTGCGCAAGCTCGAAGAGGCAGGCGTGATCGAAAGCTATCACGCAGACCTGAATGCAAGCCGGCTGGGTTACGACCTTGTCGCCTTCTGCATGGTGGGCCTGAAGCACCAGTCGGAAGCCAATCTCAAGGCCTTTGCCGCAGCAACGGACAGCTGGCCGATCGTGCGCCAGGCCTGGATGGTCAACGGCGACAGCGACTTCCTGCTGCATTGCGTGGCGGGAAATCTGACGAAATTCCAGGATTTCGTCATCGAGGTGCTGACGGCGAACGAACATGTCGACACCGTCAGGACGATGCTCACCATCCGGCAAGTGAAGAAGCTGGGGATGGTGGAGATCTGA
- the trxB gene encoding thioredoxin-disulfide reductase produces the protein MTARHTKVLIIGSGPAGYTAAIYAARAMLKPVLIAGMEQGGQLMITTDVENYPGFADPIQGPWLMEQMLNQAIHVGTEIVSDLVTEVDTVNRPFTVKTDSGQVWTADTLIICTGAKAKWLGIESEQHFQGFGVSACATCDGFFYRNKDVIVVGGGNSAVEEALYLSHICKSVTVVHRRDSFRSEKILQERLFAKDNIRVLWNTTVEEITGAPAKPPMPPSVSGVRLKDRLTGAVSDMPIDGVFVAIGHAPAVELFKDKLKLKSNGYLWTAPDSTATDVPGIFAAGDVTDDIYRQAITAAGMGCMAALEAERYLSAIPVDAQQAAE, from the coding sequence ATGACTGCCCGCCACACCAAGGTGCTGATCATCGGCTCCGGCCCTGCCGGCTACACTGCAGCGATCTACGCCGCCCGCGCCATGCTGAAGCCGGTTCTGATCGCCGGCATGGAACAGGGTGGCCAGTTGATGATCACGACCGATGTCGAGAATTATCCAGGCTTTGCCGATCCGATCCAGGGCCCCTGGCTGATGGAACAGATGCTCAACCAGGCGATCCATGTCGGGACCGAGATCGTCAGCGACCTCGTCACCGAAGTCGACACCGTCAATCGCCCCTTCACGGTGAAGACCGACAGCGGTCAGGTCTGGACCGCCGACACGCTGATCATCTGCACCGGTGCCAAGGCCAAGTGGCTCGGCATTGAAAGCGAGCAGCATTTCCAGGGCTTCGGCGTTTCCGCCTGCGCCACCTGCGATGGCTTCTTCTATCGCAACAAAGACGTGATCGTGGTCGGCGGTGGCAATTCCGCGGTCGAAGAAGCGCTTTATCTCTCGCATATCTGCAAGTCGGTCACGGTCGTGCACCGGCGCGACAGTTTCCGCTCTGAAAAGATCCTGCAGGAGCGCCTCTTCGCCAAGGATAATATCCGTGTTCTCTGGAACACCACGGTCGAGGAAATCACCGGCGCGCCGGCCAAGCCGCCCATGCCGCCCTCGGTGTCCGGCGTCCGGCTCAAGGACCGGCTCACGGGCGCTGTCAGCGACATGCCGATCGACGGCGTCTTCGTCGCGATTGGCCACGCACCGGCGGTCGAACTCTTCAAGGACAAGCTGAAGCTCAAGTCCAACGGCTATCTCTGGACCGCGCCCGATTCTACAGCGACCGACGTGCCCGGCATCTTCGCTGCCGGTGACGTGACCGATGACATCTATCGTCAGGCGATCACCGCCGCCGGCATGGGATGCATGGCGGCACTGGAAGCCGAACGCTACCTGTCGGCAATCCCGGTGGATGCGCAGCAAGCCGCGGAGTAA